A genomic stretch from Spiroplasma endosymbiont of Clivina fossor includes:
- a CDS encoding Mbov_0401 family ICE element transposase-like protein: MLEINNNLKTPENKHWLNLFTTHKNMYTNKCEQLANEYEKLDEYLYLHHYRLKQGYKVVHFATRTIITIFGDVIFKRRRYKYWNQKSGKFEYVCLLDKEIGLLPKQRIYFDVQFKVLSLLGDGKRYRDVLDALNHCYISKASISNVLNKYDIAEYFQLAEKETKNRIDVKNKNLYIQLDETFLATLDQKVKQDQRIRLVTFHTGHKEKNYKNARRELENKRGHFLMLKVGKRINTMDYRDLLIKELQKHYVNINYDKIIVCGDGDTWIREIANSFGNVRYILDGYHAIKKLKQTAFNIIFENRKVTLNSWIKLYKDGNNQKLIKNIRNDAKNELNKDIKTNLRKASNYFSNNKHGIHNQNLEWNIGCSIESDVSHLVKQQLGYGAKIYNHKNLNNLLHLRMANLNKLNVLHYINENINSEIEIRKEIYKNSLWNKYNNKNDDSWINYKGNAVTNKYNRFK, encoded by the coding sequence ATGTTAGAAATTAATAATAATTTAAAAACCCCAGAAAATAAGCATTGATTAAACTTATTTACAACCCATAAAAATATGTACACCAACAAATGTGAACAACTAGCTAATGAATACGAAAAATTAGATGAATACCTATATTTACATCATTATCGGTTAAAACAAGGTTATAAAGTAGTTCATTTTGCAACAAGAACAATTATTACAATTTTTGGTGATGTTATTTTTAAACGACGCCGATATAAATATTGAAATCAAAAATCAGGTAAATTTGAATATGTATGTTTATTAGATAAAGAAATTGGTTTACTGCCCAAACAACGCATTTATTTTGATGTCCAATTTAAAGTTTTAAGTCTTTTGGGTGATGGTAAACGCTATCGCGATGTTTTAGATGCTCTAAATCATTGTTATATTTCAAAAGCTAGTATTTCGAATGTTTTAAATAAATATGATATTGCTGAATATTTTCAACTAGCAGAAAAAGAAACTAAAAATAGAATTGATGTCAAAAATAAGAATTTATATATTCAACTAGATGAGACATTTTTAGCGACATTAGATCAGAAAGTTAAACAAGACCAGAGAATTCGTTTAGTTACTTTTCATACCGGACATAAAGAAAAAAATTATAAAAATGCTCGTAGAGAATTAGAAAACAAACGAGGTCATTTTCTAATGTTAAAAGTTGGTAAACGAATAAATACGATGGATTATCGTGATTTATTAATTAAAGAATTACAAAAACATTATGTGAATATTAATTATGACAAAATAATTGTTTGTGGTGATGGTGATACTTGAATTAGAGAAATTGCTAATAGTTTCGGTAATGTTAGATATATTTTAGATGGTTATCACGCTATTAAAAAATTAAAACAAACGGCATTTAATATTATTTTTGAAAATCGCAAAGTAACATTAAATAGTTGAATTAAATTATATAAGGATGGAAATAATCAAAAATTAATCAAAAACATTCGTAATGATGCTAAAAATGAATTAAATAAAGATATTAAAACAAATTTAAGAAAGGCGAGTAATTATTTCAGTAATAATAAGCATGGTATTCATAACCAAAATTTAGAATGAAATATCGGTTGTAGCATTGAAAGTGATGTATCGCATTTAGTAAAACAACAATTAGGCTATGGGGCAAAAATATATAATCATAAGAATTTAAATAATTTATTACATTTAAGAATGGCAAATTTAAACAAATTAAATGTATTACATTACATTAATGAAAATATTAATTCAGAAATAGAAATCAGAAAAGAAATATATAAAAATTCATTATGAAATAAATATAATAATAAAAATGACGATAGTTGAATTAATTATAAAGGTAATGCTGTAACAAATAAATATAATAGATTTAAGTAA
- a CDS encoding transposase family protein gives MKTQVIIEKDSKKIISSDFSYGKNHDFKILKDSKIKFLPETTVLVDLGYQGIQKINHNVLIPKRKSKKNPLNKEEKQNNERISKMRIVIENVFAILKKFKIISEKYRNRRKRFALRFNLIASIYNLQLLV, from the coding sequence ATAAAAACACAAGTTATAATTGAAAAAGATAGTAAAAAAATTATTAGTTCTGATTTTTCTTATGGTAAAAACCATGACTTTAAAATTTTAAAAGATTCAAAAATTAAATTTTTACCAGAAACAACTGTTTTAGTGGATTTAGGTTATCAAGGCATACAAAAAATTAATCATAATGTTTTAATTCCTAAAAGAAAATCAAAGAAAAACCCTTTAAATAAAGAAGAAAAGCAAAATAATGAGCGAATTTCAAAAATGAGAATTGTTATTGAAAATGTTTTTGCTATACTTAAAAAATTTAAAATTATTAGTGAAAAATATCGAAATCGTAGAAAAAGATTTGCTTTAAGATTTAATTTAATAGCTTCAATTTATAATTTACAACTATTAGTTTAA
- a CDS encoding transposase family protein: MKFKKNNQISDKNFLRLTGIKHTTFNKMLEILKIEELKKRFRRGRTNKLSLENRILMTLEYWREYRTYFHIAKSYDISESSCYRNIKWIEDTLIKHPNFQQLTGQKSLLKDYFKDKTVIIDVTESQIQRPKKDKNSTTQEKRKNTQ; encoded by the coding sequence ATGAAATTTAAAAAAAATAATCAAATAAGTGATAAAAATTTTTTAAGATTAACTGGTATTAAACATACTACTTTTAATAAAATGCTAGAAATTTTAAAAATAGAAGAATTAAAAAAGAGATTTCGTCGCGGAAGAACCAATAAATTATCATTAGAAAATCGTATTTTAATGACTTTAGAATATTGAAGAGAATATAGAACTTATTTTCATATTGCAAAAAGTTATGATATTAGTGAAAGTAGTTGTTATAGAAATATCAAATGAATTGAAGACACTTTAATAAAACACCCTAATTTTCAACAACTTACTGGTCAAAAATCACTATTAAAAGATTATTTCAAAGATAAGACTGTTATAATTGATGTAACTGAAAGCCAAATCCAACGCCCAAAAAAAGACAAAAACAGCACTACTCAGGAAAAAAGAAAAAACACACAATAA
- a CDS encoding transposase has protein sequence MQEVYLNYEQWNLLIQISLLGQSSKTISRFIKTTLKTAWYNRQKLMKSKQLENTQLKFKKLSGKIQIDETFIKEIHKGNFKYKTDPRRIHLDPFATNTKCCIQMAIDNNNNIYVKSTNTKRLQKQWVIENMNKELINENSIITSDMQKLYFLVAKQTNSTLCVTKTTINPEASYRNLNKISKLQSSLKEALIHYHGLGFTNIQNYLNLWKWKYQHKGLTPNQQTAVLYFNV, from the coding sequence TTGCAAGAAGTCTATTTAAATTATGAACAATGAAATTTATTGATTCAAATTTCATTGCTGGGGCAATCTAGTAAAACAATTTCTCGTTTTATTAAAACTACATTAAAAACTGCTTGATATAATCGTCAAAAATTAATGAAATCAAAACAATTAGAAAATACCCAATTAAAATTTAAAAAATTATCTGGTAAAATCCAAATCGATGAAACATTTATTAAAGAAATCCATAAAGGAAATTTCAAATATAAAACTGATCCACGAAGAATTCACCTTGACCCATTCGCAACTAATACTAAATGCTGTATTCAAATGGCAATTGATAATAATAACAATATTTATGTTAAATCCACAAACACCAAACGTTTACAAAAACAATGAGTTATTGAAAATATGAACAAAGAATTAATTAACGAAAATTCAATTATTACTTCCGATATGCAAAAATTATATTTTTTAGTAGCAAAACAAACAAATTCTACTTTATGTGTAACTAAAACAACAATTAATCCTGAAGCTAGTTATCGTAACTTAAATAAAATCAGTAAATTACAATCTAGTCTTAAAGAAGCCTTAATTCATTATCATGGTTTAGGTTTTACTAATATTCAAAATTATTTAAATCTCTGAAAATGAAAATACCAACATAAGGGTTTAACTCCAAACCAACAAACAGCGGTATTATATTTTAATGTATAA
- a CDS encoding TrkH family potassium uptake protein produces the protein MKDIDKFSNNKKYLTWFKKLGQVFKSIFIGNTVNKKILRNYLYAVLMGTILLMTPWAVSKTYQWDFLTALFTASSAFSDTGLSLISPAKDLTFFGQIVLLLLIQIGGIGIMTLKIILFIVIGKNISIEERMLLQTERGNTKLGGTVQLIKNAFYVLAIVEITGGVMLFFYFYFTPIDYLDSLKSQSINSIIELLGKSFNTPDKFKEMLITKVSDWENFVTAGKEFPNELARIINGVTNKYDNNAVGFLQIIDNDYLQQLIIKNFNVTYRNFGSSFWSGIFHSVSATNNAGFDIIGPNSLSPYRTQYFVQVIFLVQLIIGGIGYPVFYDLKQKSVARYRGIKVNFSLFTKISVIYYFSISFIGILAVILVEYFVPTKLSNTFINGGIRNVTNTNAETLMAIIFNTFSTKSAGYSTIDISYFKSSSKFIFSILMWIGASPSSTGGGIRTTTLALVMVSIIASATRKNNINMFKAKVPNETAKRATAVFIMAILIVFLASLIIVSENVQVPIVEALFISSSAFGTAGLTMIPDFGLSFSDYGVISKLFLISLMFIGQLGVSNTLLLAARKNEIERFAYLEQDVPIG, from the coding sequence ATGAAAGATATTGATAAATTTTCTAATAATAAAAAATATCTTACTTGATTTAAAAAACTTGGTCAAGTTTTTAAAAGTATTTTTATTGGTAATACTGTTAATAAGAAAATTTTGCGAAATTATTTATATGCTGTTTTGATGGGAACAATTTTATTAATGACACCTTGAGCTGTTAGTAAAACTTATCAATGAGATTTTTTAACAGCATTGTTTACTGCTTCAAGTGCATTTTCTGATACTGGATTAAGTTTAATATCGCCAGCTAAAGACTTAACTTTTTTTGGTCAAATTGTTTTATTGTTGCTAATTCAAATTGGTGGTATTGGAATTATGACTTTAAAGATTATTTTGTTTATTGTAATTGGAAAAAATATTAGTATTGAAGAAAGAATGCTTTTGCAAACAGAAAGAGGTAATACTAAACTTGGGGGTACTGTCCAGTTAATTAAAAATGCTTTTTATGTTTTAGCAATTGTGGAAATTACGGGTGGTGTGATGTTATTTTTTTATTTTTATTTTACACCGATTGATTATTTAGATTCTTTAAAATCACAATCAATTAATTCAATTATTGAACTATTAGGAAAATCGTTTAACACGCCAGATAAATTTAAAGAAATGTTAATTACTAAGGTTTCTGATTGAGAAAATTTTGTTACTGCGGGCAAGGAATTTCCTAATGAATTAGCACGAATTATTAATGGTGTTACTAATAAATATGATAATAATGCTGTAGGGTTTTTACAAATAATTGATAATGATTATTTGCAACAATTAATTATTAAGAATTTTAATGTTACCTATCGAAATTTTGGTAGTAGTTTTTGATCAGGGATTTTTCATTCGGTTTCAGCAACTAATAATGCTGGTTTTGATATTATTGGTCCTAATTCTTTAAGTCCCTATCGGACACAATATTTTGTTCAAGTAATTTTTTTAGTTCAACTGATTATTGGTGGTATTGGTTATCCTGTTTTTTATGATTTAAAGCAAAAGTCGGTGGCGCGTTATCGGGGTATTAAAGTTAATTTTTCATTATTTACTAAAATAAGTGTGATATACTATTTTTCAATTTCTTTTATTGGTATTTTAGCAGTAATTTTGGTTGAATATTTTGTGCCAACAAAGCTTAGTAATACTTTTATTAATGGTGGTATTAGAAATGTTACTAATACTAATGCTGAAACTTTAATGGCGATTATTTTTAATACTTTTTCAACAAAAAGTGCTGGATATAGTACGATTGATATTAGTTATTTTAAATCGTCCTCAAAGTTTATTTTTTCGATTTTGATGTGGATTGGAGCGTCACCTAGTTCTACTGGTGGTGGAATTAGAACGACAACGCTAGCATTAGTTATGGTGAGTATTATTGCTAGTGCGACACGAAAAAATAATATTAATATGTTTAAAGCTAAAGTTCCTAATGAGACAGCAAAACGTGCCACAGCAGTTTTTATTATGGCGATTTTAATTGTCTTTTTGGCGTCTTTAATTATTGTTAGCGAAAATGTGCAGGTGCCGATTGTTGAGGCTTTGTTTATATCTTCGTCGGCATTTGGAACGGCAGGTTTAACAATGATTCCTGATTTTGGCCTAAGTTTTTCTGATTATGGTGTTATCAGTAAATTATTTTTAATTAGTTTAATGTTTATTGGTCAATTAGGAGTATCAAATACTTTATTATTAGCAGCAAGAAAAAATGAAATTGAACGATTTGCATATTTAGAACAAGATGTGCCTATTGGTTAG
- a CDS encoding bifunctional 5,10-methylenetetrahydrofolate dehydrogenase/5,10-methenyltetrahydrofolate cyclohydrolase, with the protein MAVIMDGKAIANEIQNNLKNNISNYLEKNLRKPHLVVFLVGTEEALKVYVNHKIKVCEKLEIQVSLKTFNENVSEQDLLTVINKVNNDDTVDAILVQLPLPKHLNKNRILDHINAPKDADGLHYINAGKLFQGLKTIAPCTPLGVIKLLEAYNIDVFKKTVTMVGTSNLVGKPLAIMLHHLGATVTLCNENTVDLKKHTIGSDIVISAVGVANLIDETMIKANAIVVDVAIVRDLETNRICGDIKFDTVKEKVSYITPVPGGVGPMTIAMLVTNVYDLYVINMNKKNLNVVNMNNKSLIVE; encoded by the coding sequence ATGGCAGTTATAATGGATGGAAAAGCGATTGCTAATGAGATTCAAAATAATTTGAAAAACAATATTAGTAATTATTTAGAAAAAAATTTACGAAAACCTCATTTGGTAGTATTTTTGGTGGGAACAGAAGAAGCATTAAAAGTATATGTGAATCACAAAATAAAAGTTTGTGAAAAGTTAGAAATTCAAGTTAGTTTAAAAACTTTTAATGAAAATGTTAGTGAGCAGGATTTATTAACAGTAATTAATAAAGTAAATAATGATGATACAGTTGATGCGATTTTGGTGCAGTTACCATTACCTAAACATCTTAATAAAAATCGGATTTTAGATCATATTAATGCTCCTAAAGATGCTGATGGTTTACATTATATTAATGCTGGTAAGTTATTTCAAGGGTTAAAAACGATTGCTCCTTGTACCCCATTAGGAGTAATTAAACTGTTAGAAGCATATAATATTGATGTTTTTAAAAAAACGGTTACAATGGTGGGGACAAGTAATCTTGTTGGTAAACCTTTGGCTATTATGTTGCATCATTTAGGGGCAACAGTTACATTATGTAATGAAAATACTGTTGATTTAAAAAAGCATACAATTGGTAGTGATATTGTTATTAGTGCTGTTGGTGTTGCTAATTTAATTGATGAAACAATGATTAAAGCTAATGCGATTGTAGTTGATGTGGCTATTGTTCGCGATTTGGAAACAAATCGGATTTGTGGTGATATTAAGTTTGATACGGTTAAAGAAAAAGTTAGTTATATTACTCCAGTTCCTGGTGGCGTTGGACCAATGACAATTGCAATGTTAGTAACTAATGTTTATGACTTGTATGTTATTAATATGAATAAGAAAAATTTGAATGTTGTTAATATGAATAATAAAAGTTTAATTGTGGAGTAG